The Desulfovibrio porci genome includes a region encoding these proteins:
- a CDS encoding sigma-54 interaction domain-containing protein — protein sequence MKPVQISERIDLTTLYLLLTGRELFPDAGSVINGVYIADARGNTLWVSSGCEQLWGYTAPELYGKNVVDLERKGVWKPSGVRKVLEARKRVAVAQETAVGRRLHIVGTPIFDGKGNLNRVVNSARDVSPRDRQSAEGQDFFFQSEAMREVNRLVDRVAPLDVNVLVTGESGTGKDIVARRIHRLRSPDKAFVKVDCGAVAANLLESELFGYEPGAFSGAERSGKKGLVEAAGDGTLFLDEIGEIPLSLQSKFLRLLQDKTYLKVGGTKERRLNARIIAATHRDLAKMVEDKEFRLDLYFRLTTLPIHLPPLRARRSDIPALVDHIRARFERRFGYSRQFNARALACLANHLWPGNIRELENIVERMLLTAETNTIDACDLPGDISGESYEKSMNLDDVMLLRDCLRLTEENLLQMAWRKYRTTTGVARALGIDQSTASRKLRKILGPMR from the coding sequence ATGAAACCAGTCCAGATCTCCGAACGGATAGATTTAACGACTCTGTACCTTTTACTGACCGGGCGAGAACTTTTTCCGGACGCCGGCAGCGTCATCAACGGCGTTTATATTGCGGACGCCCGCGGCAACACGCTCTGGGTGAGCAGCGGCTGCGAACAGCTCTGGGGATATACCGCTCCGGAGTTATATGGGAAAAACGTCGTTGACCTGGAAAGGAAAGGGGTCTGGAAACCTTCCGGAGTCCGGAAAGTCCTGGAAGCCCGCAAGCGTGTCGCGGTCGCCCAGGAAACCGCCGTCGGACGACGCCTGCATATCGTTGGAACGCCCATTTTTGACGGCAAGGGCAACCTCAACAGGGTCGTCAACAGCGCCAGGGACGTCAGCCCGCGCGACAGGCAATCCGCGGAAGGACAGGATTTTTTCTTTCAGAGCGAGGCCATGCGCGAGGTCAACAGGCTGGTCGACCGGGTCGCCCCCCTGGACGTCAACGTGCTGGTGACCGGCGAATCGGGCACCGGCAAGGATATCGTCGCGCGCCGGATACACAGGCTGCGCAGTCCGGATAAAGCTTTCGTCAAGGTGGACTGCGGCGCCGTCGCCGCCAACCTGCTGGAATCGGAACTGTTCGGATACGAGCCGGGCGCCTTTTCCGGAGCGGAGCGAAGCGGGAAAAAGGGCCTTGTGGAAGCCGCCGGGGACGGCACCCTTTTTCTGGACGAGATCGGTGAAATCCCTCTCTCCCTGCAAAGCAAATTCCTGCGCCTCCTCCAGGACAAAACCTACCTGAAGGTGGGGGGCACCAAAGAACGTCGGCTGAACGCCCGCATCATTGCCGCAACTCATCGCGACCTGGCGAAAATGGTGGAAGACAAGGAGTTCCGGCTGGACCTGTACTTCCGGCTGACCACCCTGCCCATCCACCTGCCCCCCCTGCGGGCGCGCAGGAGCGACATCCCGGCTCTGGTGGACCACATCCGCGCCCGCTTCGAACGGCGCTTCGGCTATTCCCGGCAATTCAACGCGCGCGCCCTCGCCTGTCTGGCGAACCATCTCTGGCCCGGCAACATCCGTGAGCTGGAAAACATCGTGGAGCGCATGCTGCTGACAGCCGAAACGAACACTATCGACGCCTGCGACCTGCCCGGCGACATCAGCGGGGAATCCTACGAGAAAAGTATGAACCTCGACGACGTGATGCTGCTCAGGGACTGCCTGCGCCTGACGGAGGAAAACCTTCTCCAGATGGCCTGGAGGAAGTACAGAACCACAACGGGCGTCGCCAGGGCCCTGGGCATAGACCAGTCCACGGCCAGCCGCAAACTGCGTAAAATTCTGGGGCCTATGCGTTAG
- a CDS encoding MFS transporter, which produces MVTGHIAAFGTDSGLTPGLAAGAVMALTITNAATRVGSGYFADRFGSKRYFTIISLIQGVALGALYYTGSSPALLWLTAAVIGWNYGAIFTLFPALCVQFFGSGAQNSNYGLLFTAWGIAGFFGPFSGGFLRDMTGTYITPFIMASALGFLALILVLINRPPAPKEA; this is translated from the coding sequence CTGGTCACGGGGCACATCGCGGCCTTCGGCACGGACTCCGGCCTTACTCCGGGGCTCGCCGCAGGCGCCGTCATGGCGCTGACCATAACCAACGCGGCCACCCGGGTCGGTTCCGGCTACTTCGCCGACCGCTTCGGCAGCAAGCGCTATTTCACCATCATCTCCCTGATCCAGGGGGTGGCGCTCGGCGCGTTGTACTACACCGGCTCCAGTCCGGCGCTGCTGTGGCTGACGGCGGCCGTGATCGGCTGGAATTACGGAGCTATCTTCACCCTGTTTCCGGCCCTGTGCGTGCAGTTTTTCGGCTCCGGCGCGCAAAATTCCAATTACGGCCTGCTCTTCACCGCCTGGGGCATCGCGGGCTTTTTCGGCCCCTTCTCCGGCGGCTTTCTCAGGGATATGACGGGCACCTATATCACGCCCTTCATCATGGCCTCGGCGCTCGGCTTCCTGGCCCTGATCCTGGTACTCATAAACCGGCCGCCAGCCCCAAAAGAGGCGTAG
- a CDS encoding carbon-nitrogen hydrolase family protein, which produces MKEKTVKVAVIQATPRMFDTPGTIKKACELIEKAAGNGVKLMLFPEAFIGGYPKGMHLGVRVGIRTPEGRKDFRRYYENAICIPGPETDALAAAAAKAGAYVVSGVIEREENTSTLYCTALFIGPNGKVLGKHRKLVPTAAERLIWGSGDGSTLPVFTTPFGKIGAVICWENYMPLLRSAMYGKGLDIYLAPTFDARESWQISMRHIALESHCFVLTCNQFLPKSAFPTDLLCYDELAGQPDVLHRGGSAIINPFGEYLGGPLWDEEGIACAELDMGQIREAKFDFDVTGHYTRPDVMRLFVNEREQSSFNYENLSDCAFFEEECEEE; this is translated from the coding sequence ATGAAAGAGAAAACCGTAAAAGTAGCCGTCATCCAGGCCACCCCCCGCATGTTTGACACTCCCGGCACCATAAAAAAGGCCTGTGAACTGATTGAAAAGGCCGCAGGCAACGGCGTGAAGCTGATGCTTTTCCCGGAAGCCTTCATCGGCGGCTACCCCAAGGGCATGCACCTGGGGGTGCGGGTGGGCATACGCACCCCTGAAGGGCGCAAGGATTTCCGCAGGTATTATGAAAACGCCATCTGCATCCCGGGCCCGGAAACCGACGCTCTGGCCGCGGCGGCCGCCAAGGCCGGAGCGTATGTGGTCAGCGGCGTCATCGAACGGGAGGAAAACACCTCCACCCTCTACTGCACCGCGCTCTTCATCGGTCCCAACGGCAAGGTTCTGGGCAAACACCGCAAGCTCGTCCCAACGGCCGCCGAGCGGCTGATCTGGGGCAGCGGCGACGGCAGCACCCTGCCGGTTTTCACAACACCCTTCGGCAAGATCGGCGCTGTGATCTGCTGGGAAAACTATATGCCGCTCCTGCGATCCGCCATGTACGGCAAAGGGCTGGACATCTACCTCGCGCCCACCTTTGACGCCCGCGAGAGCTGGCAGATATCCATGCGCCACATAGCCCTGGAAAGCCATTGCTTTGTGCTGACCTGCAATCAGTTCCTGCCCAAGAGCGCTTTCCCCACCGATCTGCTGTGCTACGACGAACTGGCCGGCCAGCCGGATGTTCTGCACCGCGGCGGCAGCGCCATCATCAACCCCTTTGGCGAATACCTCGGCGGCCCCCTCTGGGACGAGGAAGGGATCGCCTGCGCGGAGCTCGACATGGGGCAGATCCGGGAAGCCAAGTTCGATTTTGACGTGACCGGCCATTACACGCGGCCTGACGTCATGCGCCTGTTCGTGAACGAGCGGGAGCAGTCCTCCTTCAACTACGAAAACCTGTCCGACTGCGCTTTTTTCGAAGAAGAATGCGAAGAGGAATAA
- a CDS encoding MFS transporter has product MDPQKLPYPRWVILVLGFFINAAVGMTTYAWSLFIAPLQQEFGWSRTAIALAFSICCLCYGAASFVAGRLTDRYGPKMVVFFGGLLLGCGFFLTGYIQEKWQLYLTYGLMSGCGAGLIYLPPVGLAPKWWPDRKALATGVIVLGLGIGSSLMAPVSNWIIENLSWRYVFRYCGVIMALISCLPGLLLTAPPDGWSPHGRTPIRAGRTANRHDTGTIHTRRASAADSSGCCI; this is encoded by the coding sequence ATGGATCCGCAAAAACTTCCATATCCGCGCTGGGTCATACTGGTGCTGGGCTTTTTCATCAACGCGGCCGTGGGCATGACCACCTACGCCTGGAGTCTGTTCATCGCCCCGCTTCAGCAGGAGTTCGGCTGGAGCCGCACCGCGATTGCGCTGGCCTTTTCCATCTGCTGCCTTTGTTACGGCGCGGCCAGCTTTGTGGCCGGGCGCCTGACGGATCGTTACGGCCCCAAAATGGTGGTTTTCTTCGGCGGACTTCTTCTGGGATGCGGCTTCTTTCTGACGGGCTATATCCAGGAAAAATGGCAGCTGTACCTCACCTATGGCCTCATGTCCGGCTGCGGCGCGGGTCTGATCTATCTTCCGCCCGTGGGGCTCGCCCCCAAATGGTGGCCCGATCGCAAAGCGCTGGCCACGGGCGTCATCGTTCTGGGATTGGGCATCGGCTCTTCGCTGATGGCTCCGGTATCCAATTGGATCATCGAAAACCTCAGCTGGCGTTACGTCTTCCGTTACTGCGGCGTCATCATGGCCCTCATTTCCTGCCTGCCGGGCCTTCTGCTCACCGCGCCGCCGGACGGCTGGTCGCCGCACGGACGGACGCCGATCAGAGCGGGGCGAACGGCAAACCGGCACGATACCGGGACTATACATACGAGGAGAGCATCCGCAGCGGACAGTTCTGGCTGCTGTATCTGA
- a CDS encoding SPOR domain-containing protein: protein MSPVSRPSASAQDSPKGALRLRPSSLVAACFLVLAAIVLSYVGGVMSGRAYAVRHAAPAGAARGGTERPPVSDGANPLADPVAQGMEAVRDGADAGQRILAPEDLRFARALRNDNAAQGTPEPAAPAQPPVAANGAPASNAQAGQNGQAAPAVVSTAPFTPAVPEGQTPPPAPVATMFDYVFQVGAFKDAESVDSLRQRLEGRGLRTRMQRDGKLFLVLVLLRGDASRAAEVPQITEELHLGQPILRSRKPAMP, encoded by the coding sequence ATGTCCCCCGTCTCCCGTCCGTCCGCATCCGCGCAAGACAGCCCCAAGGGCGCTCTGCGCCTGCGTCCCTCGTCGCTGGTGGCGGCCTGCTTTCTGGTGCTGGCGGCCATTGTCCTGTCCTATGTGGGCGGGGTTATGAGCGGACGCGCCTACGCTGTCAGGCACGCGGCTCCGGCGGGTGCGGCCCGTGGCGGCACGGAGCGGCCGCCGGTATCGGATGGGGCTAATCCGTTGGCGGACCCTGTGGCGCAAGGCATGGAAGCGGTGCGGGACGGCGCGGACGCGGGCCAGCGGATTCTGGCCCCGGAGGATCTGCGTTTTGCGCGTGCCCTGCGCAACGACAACGCCGCGCAAGGCACGCCGGAACCGGCCGCGCCCGCACAGCCGCCGGTTGCCGCCAATGGCGCGCCCGCCTCGAACGCGCAGGCCGGACAGAACGGCCAGGCCGCGCCGGCCGTCGTTTCGACCGCGCCCTTCACTCCGGCCGTGCCGGAAGGCCAGACCCCGCCGCCCGCGCCTGTAGCCACCATGTTCGACTATGTCTTCCAGGTAGGGGCCTTCAAGGATGCGGAAAGCGTGGACAGCCTGCGCCAGCGTCTGGAGGGCAGGGGACTGCGCACCCGCATGCAACGTGACGGCAAGCTCTTTCTGGTGCTGGTGCTGCTGCGCGGCGACGCCTCCCGTGCGGCCGAAGTGCCGCAGATCACGGAAGAGCTGCATCTGGGCCAGCCCATTTTGCGCAGCCGCAAACCCGCCATGCCCTGA
- a CDS encoding catalase, which produces MADNMKNKNSLTTNAGAPVSDNNHALTAGPRGPMLMQDVWFQEKLAHFDREVIPERRMHAKGSGAYGTFTVTHDVTKYTRASLFAEIGKKTEVFARFSTVAGERGAADAERDIRGFAVKFYTDQGNWDMVGNNAPVFFLRDPLKFPDLNHVVKRNPRTNMHSAKDNWDFWTLLPEALHQVTVVMSDRGIPASYRHMHGFGSHTYSLINAKNERFWVKFHFRTQQGIKNLTDAEAQELIGRDRDSHQRDLFEHIEKGDFPRWTLYFQVMPEEDAEKLPYHPFDLTKVWYHKDYPLMEVGVLELNRNPENYFAEVEQAAFNPSNLVPGIGVSPDKMLQGRLFSYGDAQRYRLGVNHHLIPVNKARCPFHSYHRDGQMRVDGNYGGYTSYEPNSEGAWQEQPEYAEPPLKISGDAARWNYPCDDADYFEQPGRLFRLMSPEQKDALFGNTARALGDAPKEIKLRHIRNCAKADPAYGAGVAKACGIAESEI; this is translated from the coding sequence ATGGCGGATAATATGAAAAACAAGAACTCGCTCACCACCAATGCCGGTGCACCGGTGTCCGACAATAATCATGCCCTGACCGCGGGCCCGCGCGGCCCCATGCTTATGCAGGATGTCTGGTTTCAGGAGAAGCTGGCCCATTTTGACCGGGAAGTGATCCCGGAACGGCGCATGCACGCCAAGGGTTCCGGCGCCTACGGCACCTTTACGGTAACCCATGATGTGACCAAATACACCAGGGCTTCGCTTTTTGCCGAGATCGGCAAAAAAACCGAAGTGTTCGCCCGTTTTTCCACTGTGGCGGGCGAGCGCGGCGCCGCTGACGCGGAGCGCGACATCCGCGGCTTTGCCGTCAAATTCTATACGGATCAGGGCAACTGGGACATGGTGGGCAACAACGCCCCGGTCTTTTTTTTGCGCGATCCGCTCAAGTTCCCTGACCTGAACCACGTGGTCAAGCGCAACCCGCGCACCAATATGCACAGCGCCAAGGACAACTGGGACTTCTGGACCCTGCTGCCCGAAGCCCTGCATCAGGTCACCGTGGTTATGAGCGATCGCGGCATTCCGGCATCCTACCGCCATATGCACGGCTTTGGCAGCCATACCTACAGCTTGATCAACGCCAAAAACGAACGCTTCTGGGTCAAGTTCCATTTCAGAACCCAGCAGGGCATCAAAAATCTCACGGACGCCGAGGCTCAGGAACTCATCGGGCGCGATCGCGACAGCCATCAGCGTGATCTGTTCGAGCACATTGAAAAAGGGGATTTCCCACGCTGGACCCTGTATTTCCAAGTCATGCCCGAGGAAGACGCCGAAAAGCTGCCCTACCATCCTTTTGACCTGACCAAGGTCTGGTATCACAAGGATTATCCGCTCATGGAAGTGGGCGTGCTGGAGCTGAACCGCAATCCGGAAAACTATTTCGCGGAAGTGGAGCAGGCCGCCTTCAACCCCTCCAACCTGGTGCCCGGCATCGGCGTTTCGCCGGACAAGATGCTTCAGGGCCGCCTGTTCTCCTACGGCGACGCGCAACGCTACCGTCTGGGTGTCAACCATCATCTGATCCCGGTGAACAAGGCGCGCTGCCCCTTCCACAGCTACCACCGCGACGGCCAGATGCGCGTGGACGGCAACTACGGCGGCTATACCAGCTATGAGCCCAACAGCGAAGGTGCCTGGCAGGAACAGCCCGAGTACGCCGAACCGCCGTTGAAGATCAGCGGCGACGCGGCCCGCTGGAATTACCCCTGCGACGACGCCGACTATTTCGAGCAGCCCGGCAGGCTCTTCCGGCTGATGAGCCCGGAACAGAAAGATGCCCTGTTCGGCAATACGGCCCGCGCCCTGGGCGACGCGCCCAAGGAAATCAAACTGCGTCACATCCGCAACTGCGCCAAGGCCGATCCGGCGTACGGCGCGGGCGTGGCCAAAGCCTGCGGCATCGCTGAAAGCGAAATCTGA
- a CDS encoding peptidoglycan glycosyltransferase, which yields MKFARCRVFLLLLCALACALPAESPSAASPPANLTISNQSSYDLLNIRFRQGRSMYFVRLDMAPGARDDIENPGVTADLRVDTGLAFWFFKAVPLNQARRLTFCGEHAACLILEQVNKISRHLSGTVQSLLPEELSRPVCTLDQFRPGMAMSDVCSLLDPDPPRDDNDAVLTSLGFAGMVWAARLAPGQPSPDDHRLNGHDRLGHLELRRQLTAATLDSLLRTLYAQGYVPWQAELPGLDMNFTEMTDLDTAKQKDILRQTLHYFLQSGRGEATVMLAPAAMLPALADADAPQRDVQLFTLTLRQSSRTLVVDVAAYQGGEGGR from the coding sequence ATGAAATTTGCGCGTTGCCGCGTTTTCCTCCTTCTGCTTTGCGCCCTTGCCTGCGCCCTCCCGGCGGAAAGCCCGTCGGCCGCCTCCCCCCCCGCCAACCTGACAATCAGCAACCAGAGCAGCTATGATCTGCTCAATATCCGTTTCCGCCAGGGCCGGAGCATGTATTTCGTACGGCTGGACATGGCTCCCGGCGCGCGGGACGATATTGAGAATCCGGGCGTCACGGCGGATCTGCGGGTGGATACGGGCCTGGCCTTCTGGTTTTTCAAAGCCGTGCCCCTGAACCAGGCGCGCCGCCTGACCTTCTGCGGCGAACACGCGGCCTGCCTGATTCTGGAACAGGTCAACAAAATCTCCCGGCATCTCAGCGGCACTGTGCAAAGCCTGCTGCCGGAAGAACTCAGCCGCCCGGTCTGCACCCTGGATCAGTTCCGCCCCGGTATGGCCATGAGCGACGTCTGCTCCCTGCTGGATCCCGATCCCCCGCGCGACGACAACGACGCCGTGCTGACCAGCCTGGGCTTCGCGGGCATGGTCTGGGCCGCGCGGCTTGCGCCGGGCCAGCCCTCCCCCGATGACCATCGCCTCAACGGGCATGACCGTCTGGGGCATCTGGAACTGCGCCGGCAGCTGACCGCCGCCACGCTGGACAGCCTGCTGCGGACCCTCTACGCTCAGGGCTATGTGCCCTGGCAAGCCGAATTGCCCGGTCTGGACATGAATTTTACGGAAATGACGGACCTGGACACGGCCAAGCAGAAGGACATTCTGCGGCAGACCCTGCACTATTTTCTGCAATCCGGCCGGGGCGAGGCCACAGTGATGCTGGCCCCGGCGGCCATGCTGCCCGCGCTGGCCGACGCCGACGCGCCGCAGCGCGACGTGCAGCTTTTCACCCTCACCCTGCGCCAGAGTTCCAGGACCCTGGTGGTGGATGTGGCGGCGTATCAGGGCGGTGAAGGCGGCCGTTAG